In Phlebotomus papatasi isolate M1 chromosome 1, Ppap_2.1, whole genome shotgun sequence, the following proteins share a genomic window:
- the LOC129798547 gene encoding protein arginine methyltransferase NDUFAF7 homolog, mitochondrial, with protein sequence MLSSGRFCLNMGRNSLFPRRFCYKTIKRPQFKDSPQQKKPQREFPKQDVPLAKQISARIQATGPITVASYMKEILTNPSGGYYMSKDVFGREGDFITSPEVGQIFGEMVAIWILTEWRKIGSPKPLQLVELGPGRGTLAQDILRVLTQLGLSSPDLSVHLVEISPFMCQAQANRLCFTHDEVTDPQSKHHYAGETLSGVKIFWYRSLEDVPRNFSIFYAHEFFDALPVHKLERKDGIWKEVLVDLDPGKDDTFRFVMSRAETPASKVFSQLSGQFADQRDHIEFSLDALNVINQMADRLEENGGFSLIMDYGHNGDKSDTFRAFRQHQLHNPLENPGQADLTADVDFKQLKFAAEKGQKVITFGPIYQSDFLQRLGSDVRLKVLLENAKGDQKTDLETGYNLLTHSDKMGHRFKFFAIFPTVLESILQKFPLSGFTQ encoded by the exons AT gttATCTTCAGGAAGATTTTGTTTGAATATGGGAAGAAATTCACTTTTTCCAAGGAGATTTTGCTATAAAACTATTAAGAGACCTCAGTTTAAGGACTCTCCGCAGCAAAAGAAGCCTCAACGTGAATTCCCAAAGCAGGATGTGCCCCTGGCTAAACAAATATCTGCTCGAATTCAAGCCACGGGGCCAATAACTGTGGCGAGTTACATGAAGGAGATTCTTACGAATCCTTCTGGGGGATACTACATGTCTAAGGATGTTTTTGGTAGGGAAGGAGACTTTATAACTTCCCCAGAAGTTGGACAAATATTCGGTGAGATGGTTGCAATTTGGATATTGACAGAATGGCGCAAAATCGGTTCACCGAAGCCTCTTCAGTTAGTCGAATTGGGTCCTGGTCGAGGTACCTTGGCACAGGACATTCTTCGAGTTCTTACACAGCTTGGACTCTCCTCGCCAGATCTGTCAGTGCATCTGGTGGAGATTAGTCCTTTCATGTGTCAAGCCCAAGCCAATCGACTCTGTTTCACTCACGACGAAGTCACAGATCCTCAGTCCAAGCATCATTACGCCGGAGAAACTCTGTCAGGAGTTAAAATATTCTGGTACAGAAGCCTTGAGGATGTTCCTAGGAACTTTTCAATCTTCTACGCTCATGAGTTCTTCGACGCTCTCCCAGTTCATAAACTGGAGCGGAAGGATGGTATCTGGAAAGAAGTTCTTGTGGATTTGGATCCTGGAAAAGATGATACCTTCAGATTTGTCATGTCCAGGGCTGAAACTCCAGCTTCTAAAGTCTTTTCTCAGCTCTCAGGGCAATTCGCTGACCAGAGAGATCACATTGAATTCTCCCTGGATGCATTAAATGTGATAAATCAGATGGCAGACCGACTGGAAGAGAATGGAGGATTCAGCCTGATCATGGACTACGGGCACAATGGAGATAAATCAGATACTTTCAGA GCATTCAGGCAGCATCAACTTCACAATCCTCTAGAGAATCCTGGACAAGCCGATCTCACTGCAGATGTGGACTTCAAACAGCTGAAATTTGCAGCTGAAAAAGGTCAGAAAGTCATCACATTCGGTCCTATTTATCAATCAGACTTCCTGCAGCGACTTGGAAGCGATGTCCGACTAAAGGTGCTCCTGGAGAATGCCAAAGGTGACCAAAAGACAGATCTAGAAACAGGATACAACCTCCTAACTCACTCAGATAAAATGGGGCATCGCTTTAAGTTTTTTGCCATATTTCCCACAGTCCTGGAGAGTATCCTTCAGAAATTTCCACTGTCGGGATTCACTCAATGA
- the LOC129798546 gene encoding GRIP and coiled-coil domain-containing protein 1 gives MSQNAKELEKIISTQREQLTRYETRLKDVVAAYKGLLKEKEALEVSLATLSKKDSTQENGQSKDTEPDNLQLQIATLMSSLATLSAEKSRMEASFQADKKLLRQEIQQKDASLKEMQEKLKTASTQSSFDVETIKSKLIVERHEREKNDNDHMMMIRELQKLLSDERHLKENLEMQINDLKNQFATTNYSDKTIKELTSELDAARKKIKKLEKSDSVMGNENSAMVLQQLQNEISFLKQQHAAAIKSEQKRAILAEERTKKLEALHEERVASLESRLAELSKSVGSYDRLRQQDQDNIHKLKERIAQFDTPDPNPSQNTQETRKPMKVNELVDEIIRLKKILIVENAKIPNPIDVSRIFASAANDHGMCMEEQLKLRRDLENIQMENVELRKSIEVQKSHIQTLQEKVKVLNRNIDEQEMELKTKSSDHVNEIRAERGKWKEVTAALEADYRSRIAELEQHLQKQRDRSLVLLEEKENEIRALRTSFNIFMPPGEDAAETSSQGSGDQKAHGTILATPGASNVEEYHMLHYVHELARKDVEISALRKAKHSAESSLRQALQDKVSIQEELFDKISQLEEDVDRLERCKSREGANLEYLKNVTLSFLATNDNVSKRHMLNAIGAVLKFSPVEMKSINNYFTKKL, from the exons ATGTCTCAAAATGCTAAAGAATTGGAAAAAATCATAAGTACACAGCGTGAACAGTTGACCAGATATGAAACCCGTCTGAAAG aTGTAGTTGCTGCTTACAAGGGGCTTTTGAAGGAGAAGGAAGCCCTCGAAGTGAGTCTTGCAACACTCAGCAAGAAGGACTCTACGCAGGAGAATGGCCAGTCTAAGGACACAGAGCCGGACAATTTGCAGTTGCAAATAGCCACGTTGATGAGTTCTCTGGCAACTTTGTCTGCAGAAAAATCCCGGATGGAAGCAAGTTTTCAGGCAGACAAGAAACTCCTGAGGCAAGAGATTCAGCAGAAAGATGCCAGCCTGAAGGAAATGCAGGAGAAACTCAAAACTGCAAGCACTCAGTCTAGCTTTGATGTGGAGACTATTAAGTCTAAGTTGATTGTTGAGAGGCACGAACGGGAAAAGAATGACAATGACCACATGATGATGATTAGGGAACTTCAGAAATTACTGTCAGATGAGAGGCATCTTAAAGAGAACCTGGAGATGCAGATAAACGATTTGAAGAATCAATTTGCTACGACTAACTACAGCGACAAGACCATCAAGGAACTGACCTCTGAGTTGGATGCTGCCAGGAAGAAGATCAAGAAGTTGGAGAAAAGTGATAGTGTGATGGGAAATGAGAATTCCGCGATGGTTTTGCAGCAGCTGCAGAATGAAATTTCCTTCCTCAAACAGCAGCATGCGGCTGCCATCAAAAGTGAACAGAAAAGAGCAATCCTGGCAGAAGAGAGAACCAAGAAACTCGAAGCTCTGCATGAGGAACGCGTGGCGAGTTTGGAATCTCGCTTGGCTGAGCTATCAAAATCCGTAGGAAGCTATGATAGGCTGAGGCAGCAGGACCAAGACAACATTcacaaactcaaagagagaataGCACAATTCGATACTCCCGATCCCAATCCCAGTCAAAACACCCAGGAAACGAGGAAACCAATGAAAGTCAATGAACTCGTGGACGAAATTATCCGCCTCAAGAAGATTCTCATTgtggaaaatgccaaaattcccAATCCCATCGATGTATCAAGAATATTTGCTTCTGCAGCAAATGATCATGGGATGTGCATGGAGGAGCAACTGAAGCTCCGAAGAGACCTAGAAAACATCCAAATGGAGAATGTCGAATTGCGAAAGAGCATTGAAGTTCAAAAGTCCCACATTCAGACACTCCAGGAGAAAGTTAAAGTGCTCAACAGAAATATTGATGAACAGGAAATGGAGCTGAAGACAAAATCTTCTGATCATGTGAATGAAATTCGAGCCGAACGAGGCAAATGGAAGGAAGTTACAGCAGCTCTTGAAGCGGACTATCGTTCGAGAATAGCTGAATTGGAGCAGCATTTGCAGAAGCAGCGAGATCGTTCGCTGGTTCTTCTGGAGGAGAAAGAAAATGAGATTCGTGCCCTGAGAACTTCTTTCAACATCTTCATGCCACCAGGAGAAGATGCAGCAGAAACCAGCAGCCAAGGATCAGGGGATCAAAAAGCACATGGAACTATCCTAGCCACACCGGGAGCGTCGAATGTCGAAGAGTATCACATGCTGCATTATGTGCACGAACTGGCCAGGAAGGATGTCGAGATATCAGCCCTGAGGAAGGCCAAACATTCCGCTGAAAGTTCTCTAAGGCAAGCTCTGCAGGACAAAGTGTCGATACAAGAGGAGCTTTTTGATAAAATCAGCCAACTGGAGGAGGATGTTGATAG gcTCGAAAGATGCAAATCTCGCGAAGGTGCCAATTTAGAGTACCTCAAGAATGTGACACTGAGTTTTCTGGCCACAAATGACAACGTGAGCAAGAGGCACATGCTGAATGCCATTGGAGCAGTCCTGAAATTCAGTCCAGTCGAAATGAAGTCCATCAACAATTATTTTACCAAGAAACTGTAA